Genomic DNA from Treponema pectinovorum:
TCGACTTCGACTATTGATGAAAGATTTTTATGGTCTGCAAGGTGCTCTGCAAAAACTACAAAAGCGACAGGAACGTATGCTGCAAAAATTGTGAGCAAGTATGTAGGAGTAATTCCTTTTAAGCCTTCAAAACCGCCCAACAAAAAAGTGAATTTTGGAAGTGCAAAAAAACTCGTAACTTCTAAAAATGCGCTGTAATTTATTACGATGAGGTTTTGGTTGTTTGTCGTGTATCCTATCAGCGAAAAAATCGATGCGCAAAGATAGCCTGCAAGAATGCCGATTATAAATGGAATCAATCTTCCTATTTTTTTACCGTAAGTTGAGCATATCATAGTAACGGCAAGCGTTATAAGACCGCATATCAACGCTACATAGGTGCTTCCGCCAGAGACAGATGATTTCATCAAATCGCTTACAGCATTAGAAGAGAGGCTTAAACCAATTATTGAAACCGTAGGCCCTATTATTACAGGTGGCATGAGTTTATCTATCCATCGTATTCCGCAATATTTTACGATTATCGCTATTATGACATATACAAGACCTGCCATTATGGCACCGATTATAAGTCCCCAAGTTCCTATAGCAACCGAAGCCGCTCCTCCGAAGGCACTGAACATAGAACCTATAAATGCGAAAGAGCTTCCAAGAAAGACAGGACTTGAACTTTTTGTAAACAATAAATAGATGAAAGTTCCTATTCCTGCTCCAAAAAGTGCCGCTGATGCTGAAAGTCCGTTACCAACAATCGCTGGAACTGCGATTGTTGCTGCTATTACTGCAAGCAACTGCTGTAGCGAAAACAAAAAGACTTTGCCAAAACTTGGTTTATCTTTTATTCCGTAAACTAATTCCATTTTTCCTCCAAATAAAAAGTCAAAAAAAAACCGGGTCTATAATAGAACCCGGTCTTTGGTTTGTCTACACTTGTATTAAAACCTATTCAATTCTTACAGCGTAAATACGTGTACCTGAAGTATTGATTTTGTAAGCACCTGCTGTTGCAGCGTTGAATTCGAGTGTTGATTTTGCTTCTTTTCCAAGGTTATCAACCTGTGCAAGAACTGTTCCGTCTGGAGCATAAATTGCAAATGCACGAGCTGGAGTTGCATCTCCGTTTCCAGAGATTGTCAAAGTAACTTTTGCTGGAGCCTTTACTACGATTTCAAACTGTGCCTGAAAAACATCTTTGATGTTAGAAAGGTTTGTTGCACCTTTGTTTCCCATATAAAGAGCTGTTCCAAGTTCTTCTGTCTTAAATTTTGCTTTTCCTGCAACTGCTGCAAATTCTGCTTCTAGAGGATTAGAAACTGCGTCAAGAACAAAACGATCGTCAATTACTGTATCGCTTGTGCCAATATCAGATAAAGGAATTGTAGCCCATTCCCAAACTGAAACCTTTGATGCAGTCGATTTTGAACTAGATGTTTTAGGAGCAGCTCCGCTTGTTGAGCCACATGATGCAAGCATTGCAACTGTTGCGAGTGCTGCAATAACTGTTGTTACTTTTGTAACTAATTTCATTTTATATCTCCTCCATATTTGAGATATTTCTATAATAATGTTCAATCTGTTTTTTTTACTGTCTTTATTTTGTAAAATTACGATATTCATTTTTATGAGATTGAAATTTAATTGTGCGAAAATCCAGGAACTCTTGGAGCAGAAAAACGCTTTCTCATCTGAGCAAAAAATTCTTCTGCGGTTTGGGGTTCAACATCTTTGGCAGGTTCATGATATTTTACAAGATTTGCAGGAATTTCCTCTAAAAATCTGCTCGTAGTTGATTCGACAACCGATTGCAAATGCCTTCTTTGCTTACAGGACGAAATGTAAAGTTTGTCGCGAGCTCGCGTTATTGCAACATAAAAAAGCCTTCGCTCCTCCTCTACCGCAGCATCCCCAGCTTCATCAATCGCTCTCCCATGTGGAATAAGCCCTTCTTCGCAGCCGATTATAAAAACGACAGGAAATTCAAGCCCCTTTGAAGCGTGAATTGTCATCAGATTGACCTTTCCTTTATCATCTTCATCTTCCATATCGTCCCTTGAAAGCAAGGTTATCCTGTTTAAATAGTTGTAGAGAGTTGGCTCGGAATTTTCAGGATTGTTTTCCCACATTTCAATAGAATTTACGAGCGATTCGATATTTAAAAACTTGAATCTGGCTGCTTTTTCAGATTTGGGATTTTCGCTAATCAAATAATCAAAATAGTGAATATCTTCAACCATAGCTCTAACTTTTTTAGAAAGTCCATGACCTCCGAGCATGCTTTTATTCCCTTCGATTATTTCTACAAAAGATTTTAGAGAATCCTTTGTGCCGTCCGAAAAATCTATCTCTTCAATTCCAACTTTAAATGATGAAGGAGTTTTTTCCATAAATGCTTGAGCCTCGTCTTCTGGAATTTCAAGCAGAGATTTTATGCCTTCATACAGCGAGCAACCCAGATTTTTTGAAATTTGATTTAATTTTTCGATAGTGCTTCTGCCGATTCCCCTTCTTGGCGTGTTTATTATCCTTAAAAGATTTACATCGTCATCGTGATTTGAAATCACCCTTAAATACGAAATTATATCTTTTATCTCTTTGCGCTGAAAAAATGAAGTTCCGCCGCTCATCGTATATGGCACATTTTCCTGCAAAAACGCTTCTTCAATAGCTCTGGACTGAGTATTCGCCCGCATCAAAACGCAAAAATCGTCGTATTTTCTTTTTTCTTCCACACAAATTGATTGAATCGTTTCTATCACAAAATCCGCTTCGGAAGTTTCGTTATCTGGAGAATAAACTTCTATCGGTCTTCCTTCGCCATTTCCAGACCAAAGATTTTTGTCTTTGCGGTTTGTATTGTGTTTTATAACGCCATTTGCCGCAGCGAGTATCGTTCCTGTTGAGCGGTAATTTTGTTCGAGACGAATTTCTTTTACGTTTGGAAAATCTTTTTCAAAGTTGATTATGTTTTGATAGTCTGCCCCTCTCCAAGAATAAATGCTCTGGTCGTCATCGCCAACAACTGCAATGTTGTTTTCTGCCAAAAGATGCATCATCTCGTATTGTTGATGGCTTGTGTCTTGAAATTCATCAACCATTATGTAGCGATAGCGTTGCTTGTAACTTTGGAGAATCTCAGGAAATTCTTTAAAAAGCCTTATCGGAAGAACTATTAAATCATCAAAATCAACTGCATTGTAAAGTTTTAATCCTTCCTGATAGCCTTCATAAAGTTGACGATACATTTGGTTTTCCGCATTCCAATGCTTTCTTCCGGTCTTTATATCCGAAATCAAAATCCCAATCTTGTAAATGTCTAGCGCTTCCTGTGAATATCGCAATTCCCGACCAGTTTCTTTTATCAGCGAATTTCTGTCTGTTTCATCATATATAGAAAAATTTGCTCGCCAGCCGAGTTTTTCAATATCCTGCCTTAAAACCTTTACGCCAAAAGCATGAAAAGTTGAAATCGTCAAAAGCGGAAGTTTTTTGCCAGTCAATTCCTTTATGCGCTGTGTCATCTCCTTTGCAGCTTTATTTGTAAATGTTAACGCAAGAATCTGACTCTGCGGAATTCCAGAATCCAGCATGTGAGCGATTCTAAAAGTTATGACGCGAGTTTTTCCAGAACCAGCGCCTGCGATTATCAAAATTGGTCCGTTTACAGTTATAACCGCTTCGTACTGCTCTGGATTTAATTCATTTTTTAAATCTTGTAAATCTGCCAGCATAGTTAAATGAATATAGTGATTTTTTTTGATTTTGTCCGCACTTAATCGCGTCAAATACATACTCTTACAAAAAAGATTTGTGAAACGATAGCAAATTGATATAATAAAAGTTAAATTATGAATTTTATTTTTAATACCTTGTTTCTTCAAAAGTTTGTCGTTAAATCATTTTTAAAGCGCCATCATTTTTATTCAAAGATGATTGTTGATGAAATCCTGACCGATATGAAAAAGCCAAAACCTAAAAAAAGTGGGCAGGATATGAGCGAAACTTGGATGAGCGTTCCTCAAAAAGATGTAGAAGGAAAAAAAGTTATTGTAATAGATGCTGGTGGAACAAATTTTAGAAGTTGTCTTATTTCGTTTGGGAAAGATGGGAAACCTGAAATTACCGAATACAGAAAAAATTCTATGCCTGCTCTAGAGCGTGAATATTCAAAGGATGAATTTTTCTCTGCGATTGCAGATAGAATAGATTATCTAAAGGACAAGGCACAAAAAATAGGTTTTTGTTTTTCTTATTCGCTTGATATGAAAAGAAATCACGATGCCATAGTAAACGCTTTGAGCAAAGAAGTAAAAGCG
This window encodes:
- a CDS encoding uracil-xanthine permease family protein, encoding MELVYGIKDKPSFGKVFLFSLQQLLAVIAATIAVPAIVGNGLSASAALFGAGIGTFIYLLFTKSSSPVFLGSSFAFIGSMFSAFGGAASVAIGTWGLIIGAIMAGLVYVIIAIIVKYCGIRWIDKLMPPVIIGPTVSIIGLSLSSNAVSDLMKSSVSGGSTYVALICGLITLAVTMICSTYGKKIGRLIPFIIGILAGYLCASIFSLIGYTTNNQNLIVINYSAFLEVTSFFALPKFTFLLGGFEGLKGITPTYLLTIFAAYVPVAFVVFAEHLADHKNLSSIVEVDLLKEPGLTRTLLGDGIGTIFSTFFGGCPSTTYGESIGCVAITRNASTISIWGCAIMCIVFSLISPLVAFLETIPNCVMGGVCIALYGFISISGFKMFQKVDLNLNKNLFVASVIFITGVGGMVVKFGKVEIRTVACALILGILTNILLSGKSADEEVKKGD
- a CDS encoding ATP-dependent helicase, yielding MLADLQDLKNELNPEQYEAVITVNGPILIIAGAGSGKTRVITFRIAHMLDSGIPQSQILALTFTNKAAKEMTQRIKELTGKKLPLLTISTFHAFGVKVLRQDIEKLGWRANFSIYDETDRNSLIKETGRELRYSQEALDIYKIGILISDIKTGRKHWNAENQMYRQLYEGYQEGLKLYNAVDFDDLIVLPIRLFKEFPEILQSYKQRYRYIMVDEFQDTSHQQYEMMHLLAENNIAVVGDDDQSIYSWRGADYQNIINFEKDFPNVKEIRLEQNYRSTGTILAAANGVIKHNTNRKDKNLWSGNGEGRPIEVYSPDNETSEADFVIETIQSICVEEKRKYDDFCVLMRANTQSRAIEEAFLQENVPYTMSGGTSFFQRKEIKDIISYLRVISNHDDDVNLLRIINTPRRGIGRSTIEKLNQISKNLGCSLYEGIKSLLEIPEDEAQAFMEKTPSSFKVGIEEIDFSDGTKDSLKSFVEIIEGNKSMLGGHGLSKKVRAMVEDIHYFDYLISENPKSEKAARFKFLNIESLVNSIEMWENNPENSEPTLYNYLNRITLLSRDDMEDEDDKGKVNLMTIHASKGLEFPVVFIIGCEEGLIPHGRAIDEAGDAAVEEERRLFYVAITRARDKLYISSCKQRRHLQSVVESTTSRFLEEIPANLVKYHEPAKDVEPQTAEEFFAQMRKRFSAPRVPGFSHN